In Kitasatospora sp. NA04385, a single genomic region encodes these proteins:
- a CDS encoding peptidase M50, with protein MKSHRLLDLKPRVRPELRISRPLRRGAAEVHLLWDPLGERQLEVGPKEHFVIARLDGTRTLAEIGDQYAVRFRARLGEPQWQQLLGLLHTRGLLEGSARPAPSAASLAAPAGAAADRSGMLAGRIRLVADAPALLDRLHHATGFARRPAFLVPLLALVTALLVAVAAEFGTLVDETATLARNPVALLAVGVLLWTSLALHELAHGLVGRAFGGRVGEIGLRWRLPVTYLYCEVENVRFFARRREQIATAAAGAVANLAFLLPFWPARLLLPEHAQARPFLGALLLLGTAVALGNLLPLPPLDGYKALGYALDCLQLATESRTFVLVLARATIRRDHTELRRYPTRLRLVLGGYALGCAALAITLLTAAGLLLADHYGPLVGVLPALAVLAALLLRAAGMAYRNARGPAAARAGQVT; from the coding sequence GTGAAGAGCCACCGACTCCTCGACCTGAAGCCCCGGGTCCGCCCCGAACTGCGGATCAGTCGACCGCTGCGCCGCGGCGCCGCCGAGGTCCACCTGCTCTGGGACCCGCTCGGCGAACGGCAGTTGGAGGTCGGGCCGAAGGAGCACTTCGTCATCGCCCGACTCGACGGCACCCGTACCCTGGCGGAGATCGGCGACCAGTACGCGGTGCGCTTCCGGGCCCGGCTCGGCGAACCGCAGTGGCAGCAACTGCTCGGCCTGCTGCACACCCGGGGCCTGCTCGAAGGCTCCGCCCGCCCCGCACCGTCCGCCGCATCGCTCGCCGCCCCGGCCGGTGCCGCCGCCGACCGCTCGGGAATGCTGGCCGGCCGGATCCGGCTGGTCGCCGACGCGCCCGCCCTGCTCGACCGGCTGCACCACGCCACCGGCTTCGCCCGCCGCCCCGCCTTCCTCGTCCCGCTGCTCGCCCTGGTCACCGCGCTGCTCGTCGCGGTCGCCGCCGAGTTCGGCACGCTGGTCGACGAGACCGCCACCCTGGCCCGCAACCCCGTCGCCCTGCTGGCCGTCGGCGTCCTGCTCTGGACCAGCCTCGCCCTGCACGAACTCGCCCACGGGCTGGTCGGACGGGCCTTCGGCGGCCGGGTCGGCGAGATCGGCCTGCGCTGGCGGCTGCCGGTCACCTACCTGTACTGCGAGGTGGAGAACGTCCGGTTCTTCGCCCGCCGCCGCGAGCAGATCGCCACCGCCGCCGCCGGAGCCGTCGCCAACCTGGCCTTCCTGCTGCCCTTCTGGCCCGCCCGGCTCCTGTTGCCCGAACACGCCCAGGCCCGCCCCTTCCTCGGCGCCCTGCTGCTGCTCGGCACCGCCGTCGCCCTCGGCAACCTGCTGCCCCTGCCCCCGCTGGACGGCTACAAGGCACTCGGGTACGCCCTGGACTGCCTCCAACTGGCCACCGAGAGCCGCACGTTCGTCCTCGTCCTGGCCCGCGCCACCATCCGCCGCGACCACACCGAACTGCGCCGCTACCCGACCAGGCTCCGCCTCGTCCTCGGCGGGTACGCCCTCGGCTGCGCCGCCCTGGCGATCACCCTGCTGACCGCCGCCGGCCTCCTGCTCGCCGACCACTACGGCCCGCTCGTCGGTGTCCTGCCCGCCCTGGCGGTTCTGGCCGCCCTGCTGCTGCGGGCGGCCGGCATGGCCTACCGCAACGCCCGCGGCCCGGCGGCCGCCCGCGCCGGGCAGGTGACCTGA
- a CDS encoding nitroreductase family protein, translating to MGEARTYASAVLWRGRVPMEPADFVPNWGDRPRKDKYYPDAPHFPLPDCPPDPPGGVGRGLFGPAGQDGFTLELLGGMLKDSYGLTGRRLAVQANSDLGTLPRYPHANFSRGTASGGGLYPIGIHWVSGASGPLTPGVHHYSTPHHAMRRLLTGDVTPELRAALGEPARDCDQFLVLTVKFWQNAFKYNSFAYHVVTMDIGALLETWRIWAGARGLHLGAALWFDEERIGRLFGLSPEQEGVFAVVPLRWSPSSSSSSSSSSSEPVSPSVAETAPTGARIRAVDQERSRTVSTFDTVRRVHEATLRDADRPPAPGVLDAALRTAWDRLRTAAATAVASDTPPGAPAPRLVPLPAPQEPELGVRDALRSRRSSFGRFTGRPPMTAAQLSAALAAADSAGHLAHCQEGPAEQSLTRLHVFVNHVEGVPAGAYAYEPAERALRPVRPGPQGAFLQRNYFLDNYNLEQAGAVFVITAPTPAVLDALGDRALRLVNAAVGAGSQALYTAAPAVGLSCGVALGFDSVSYTEHLGLADGEELPLLIMMIGQEHRSPADFDHAIA from the coding sequence ATGGGCGAAGCCCGCACGTACGCGTCCGCGGTGCTGTGGCGGGGCCGGGTCCCGATGGAGCCCGCCGACTTCGTACCGAACTGGGGCGACCGCCCCCGCAAGGACAAGTACTACCCCGACGCCCCGCACTTCCCGCTGCCCGACTGCCCGCCCGACCCGCCCGGCGGAGTGGGACGCGGACTGTTCGGCCCGGCCGGCCAGGACGGCTTCACGCTGGAACTGCTCGGCGGCATGCTCAAGGACTCCTACGGCCTGACCGGCCGTCGGCTCGCCGTCCAGGCCAACTCCGACCTCGGCACGCTGCCCCGCTACCCGCACGCCAACTTCTCCCGCGGCACCGCCTCGGGCGGCGGCCTGTACCCCATCGGCATCCACTGGGTCAGCGGCGCGAGCGGCCCGCTGACCCCCGGCGTCCACCACTACTCCACGCCGCACCACGCCATGCGGCGACTGCTCACCGGCGACGTCACCCCCGAGCTCCGGGCGGCGCTCGGCGAACCCGCCCGGGACTGCGACCAGTTCCTGGTGCTGACCGTCAAGTTCTGGCAGAACGCCTTCAAGTACAACAGCTTCGCCTACCACGTCGTCACCATGGACATCGGCGCCCTGCTGGAGACCTGGCGGATCTGGGCCGGGGCCCGCGGCCTGCACCTCGGCGCCGCGCTCTGGTTCGACGAGGAGCGGATCGGCCGGCTGTTCGGCCTCAGCCCCGAGCAGGAGGGCGTGTTTGCCGTCGTGCCGCTCCGCTGGTCCCCGTCCTCGTCCTCTTCCTCTTCCTCTTCCTCGTCTGAGCCTGTGTCTCCGTCTGTGGCGGAGACTGCGCCGACCGGCGCCCGGATCCGGGCCGTCGACCAGGAGCGGTCGCGCACGGTCAGCACCTTCGACACCGTCCGGCGCGTGCACGAGGCCACCCTGCGGGACGCGGACCGGCCCCCGGCCCCCGGCGTGCTGGACGCGGCGCTGCGGACCGCCTGGGACCGGCTCCGGACGGCCGCCGCCACCGCTGTCGCGTCCGACACGCCGCCCGGCGCGCCCGCCCCGCGACTCGTACCGCTGCCCGCCCCGCAGGAGCCGGAACTCGGCGTCCGGGACGCGCTGCGATCCCGGCGCAGCAGCTTCGGCCGGTTCACCGGACGGCCGCCGATGACGGCCGCGCAGCTGTCCGCCGCCCTCGCCGCCGCCGATTCGGCCGGACACCTGGCGCACTGCCAGGAAGGCCCGGCCGAGCAGTCGCTGACCAGGCTGCACGTGTTCGTCAACCACGTCGAGGGCGTCCCCGCCGGGGCCTACGCCTACGAGCCCGCCGAGCGCGCGCTGCGCCCGGTGCGGCCCGGCCCGCAGGGCGCGTTCCTGCAGCGGAACTACTTCCTGGACAACTACAACCTGGAGCAGGCCGGCGCGGTGTTCGTGATCACCGCCCCCACCCCGGCCGTCCTGGACGCCCTCGGCGACCGGGCGCTGCGCCTGGTGAACGCCGCCGTCGGCGCCGGCTCGCAGGCCCTCTACACCGCCGCCCCCGCGGTCGGACTCTCCTGCGGCGTGGCGCTCGGCTTCGACTCCGTCTCCTACACCGAGCACCTGGGCCTCGCGGACGGCGAGGAACTCCCGCTGCTGATCATGATGATCGGCCAGGAGCACCGCAGCCCCGCCGACTTCGACCACGCGATCGCCTGA
- a CDS encoding lantibiotic dehydratase yields the protein MTTTTTTAAGTSTAGARRELALGARFMLRVGGLPVEAVHGLRSAEAYDWAERVAAEEDRLADLGARLSDPLSALVKAAPEAEQRRGLLALRRRVFNNRMPERSAELLALLDLVARLDAGAAELLTRWLAAREELTRLREAGTPLFERELLRTRAELRRLAGLDELRLGLLLASPSLEGRLDGLAAPSAAPDKRTRKAERSLLSYLYRTACKTSPFSTFTPVAAGTFDTSGSGRTEPVAAPGTEPGAASRAGGLGAGALGAGGLGTELLLGEARGSHPRLNVVVLARLAELVAADPDRRNDLPVAPASGLELTEDRVRYVRRSVTAGDTDAAVSFDAARDRLFFLRLSGVLDHLLGIFRQRPQVRFGELAAALDAELGPMGESDGEGDAERYLAALLEVGVLQLPLLATDVHTADPLHAFQLALRSLDRPWAEDIADRLSGPLAALRRYPGADVPTRRALLARIRSELADIQRELGEGGAAVPHTLLYEDVSAGEVATAARPWAEPAARPLAELARILPVFDLGLAQRLTLKGFFLARHGRGGRSDDLLQLVHDFHEDIFHQYLQFTAAKPAEAEHGALPKEENWLGLPEITALDRARAELSRRMAELSQQLPPDAEELTLDAADLAAVADRLAPIGGDFAPHSHFVQLSIRDGEPLAVLNHSYGGLCFPFTRFTHCFERSGAASPDAAPGATPSAASDPRADLSADLSADLSTDLSADLRAALREVAPEGAVLAEVTAGAATTNLNLHARLTDYELVCPGETSTAPAEARIHLDDLYVEHDPAADRLVLRSRRLDAEVVPVYLGYLVPMVLPDIPRSLLLFSPTSRVTPELWRGVPAGPAVDGVTRRPRVRYGSLILHRRSWTAAPEALPQLPPGASESERYLEWQRWRRRHALPVRVFARTRSATGAAAKPQYVDFASPLSLTALDGLLSGTPSGGPGRLVLEEMLPGEDALHVRSARGTHVAELALEITPRPQAAAPEQRQGEPNHD from the coding sequence GTGACCACCACAACAACCACCGCGGCCGGTACGAGTACGGCCGGTGCGCGACGCGAACTCGCCCTCGGCGCCCGGTTCATGCTCCGGGTCGGCGGCCTGCCGGTCGAGGCGGTGCACGGCCTGCGGTCGGCCGAAGCCTACGACTGGGCGGAACGGGTGGCGGCCGAGGAGGACCGCCTCGCCGACCTCGGGGCCCGGCTCAGCGACCCGCTCTCGGCGCTGGTCAAGGCCGCCCCCGAGGCCGAGCAGCGCCGCGGCCTGCTCGCCCTGCGCCGCCGGGTGTTCAACAACCGGATGCCCGAACGCTCCGCCGAACTGCTCGCCCTGCTCGACCTGGTGGCCCGACTGGACGCCGGAGCAGCCGAGTTGCTCACCCGCTGGCTGGCGGCCCGGGAGGAGCTGACCAGGCTGCGGGAGGCCGGAACCCCGCTCTTCGAGCGCGAACTCCTGCGCACCCGGGCCGAGTTGCGTCGCCTCGCCGGGCTGGACGAACTGCGGCTCGGGCTGCTGCTCGCCTCCCCGTCGCTGGAAGGCCGACTGGACGGCCTCGCCGCGCCCAGCGCGGCCCCGGACAAGCGCACCCGCAAGGCCGAGCGGTCGCTGCTGTCCTACCTGTACCGGACGGCCTGCAAGACCAGCCCGTTCAGCACCTTCACCCCGGTCGCGGCCGGCACCTTCGACACCTCCGGCAGCGGCCGCACCGAACCCGTAGCCGCACCCGGCACCGAACCCGGAGCCGCATCCCGTGCGGGCGGCCTTGGAGCGGGCGCTCTCGGAGCGGGCGGCCTCGGGACGGAGCTGCTGCTGGGCGAAGCGCGCGGCAGCCACCCCCGGCTGAACGTCGTGGTGCTGGCCCGGCTGGCCGAGCTCGTCGCCGCCGACCCGGACCGCCGCAACGACCTGCCGGTGGCCCCCGCGTCCGGCCTGGAGCTGACCGAGGACCGGGTCCGCTACGTGCGGCGCTCGGTGACCGCAGGCGACACCGACGCCGCCGTGAGCTTCGACGCGGCCCGCGACCGGCTGTTCTTCCTGCGGCTCAGCGGAGTCCTGGACCACCTGCTCGGCATCTTCCGGCAGCGCCCGCAGGTCCGCTTCGGCGAGCTCGCGGCCGCGCTCGACGCCGAACTGGGCCCGATGGGGGAGTCGGACGGGGAGGGCGACGCCGAACGGTACCTGGCCGCCCTGCTGGAGGTCGGCGTCCTCCAACTCCCGCTGCTCGCCACCGACGTGCACACCGCCGACCCGCTGCACGCCTTCCAGCTCGCGCTGCGCTCACTCGACCGCCCGTGGGCCGAGGACATCGCCGACCGGCTCTCCGGCCCGCTCGCCGCCCTCCGCCGCTACCCCGGCGCGGACGTCCCGACCCGGCGCGCCCTGCTGGCCCGGATCAGGAGCGAACTCGCCGACATCCAGCGCGAGTTGGGTGAGGGCGGGGCGGCCGTGCCGCACACCCTGCTGTACGAGGACGTCTCCGCCGGAGAGGTCGCGACCGCCGCCCGGCCCTGGGCCGAACCGGCGGCCCGACCGCTCGCCGAACTCGCCCGGATCCTGCCGGTCTTCGACCTCGGCCTGGCCCAACGCCTCACCCTCAAGGGCTTCTTCCTCGCCCGCCACGGCCGGGGCGGGCGCAGCGACGACCTGCTGCAACTCGTCCACGACTTCCACGAGGACATCTTCCACCAGTACCTCCAGTTCACCGCAGCCAAGCCCGCCGAGGCGGAGCACGGCGCCCTCCCGAAGGAGGAGAACTGGCTCGGGCTCCCGGAGATCACCGCACTCGACCGGGCCCGCGCCGAACTGTCCCGGCGGATGGCCGAGTTGTCGCAGCAGCTGCCGCCGGACGCGGAGGAGCTGACCCTCGACGCCGCCGACCTGGCCGCCGTGGCCGACCGGCTCGCCCCGATCGGCGGCGACTTCGCCCCGCACAGCCACTTCGTCCAACTCTCCATCCGGGACGGCGAACCACTGGCGGTGCTGAACCACTCGTACGGCGGCCTGTGCTTCCCGTTCACCCGGTTCACCCACTGCTTCGAGCGGTCCGGCGCCGCTTCCCCCGACGCCGCCCCCGGTGCTACCCCCAGTGCCGCCTCCGATCCGCGCGCCGACCTGTCCGCGGACCTGTCCGCGGACCTGTCCACGGACCTGTCCGCCGACCTGCGGGCCGCCCTGCGCGAGGTGGCGCCGGAGGGGGCGGTCCTCGCCGAGGTCACCGCCGGGGCCGCGACCACCAACCTGAACCTGCACGCCCGTCTGACCGACTACGAGCTGGTCTGCCCGGGCGAGACCAGCACCGCCCCCGCCGAGGCGCGGATCCACCTCGACGACCTGTACGTCGAGCACGACCCGGCCGCCGACCGGCTGGTGCTGCGCTCGCGCCGTCTGGACGCCGAGGTGGTCCCGGTCTACCTCGGCTACCTCGTCCCGATGGTGCTGCCCGACATCCCGCGCAGCCTGCTGCTGTTCTCGCCGACCTCCCGGGTCACCCCCGAACTGTGGCGCGGAGTGCCCGCCGGACCGGCGGTGGACGGCGTCACCCGCAGGCCCCGGGTCCGCTACGGCAGCCTCATCCTGCACCGGCGCAGCTGGACCGCCGCCCCCGAGGCGCTGCCCCAACTCCCGCCCGGTGCAAGCGAGTCGGAACGCTACCTGGAGTGGCAGCGCTGGCGCCGCCGGCACGCCCTGCCGGTCCGGGTGTTCGCCCGCACCCGCTCCGCGACCGGCGCCGCCGCCAAACCGCAGTACGTTGACTTCGCCAGCCCGCTGTCCTTGACCGCACTGGACGGACTGCTCTCCGGCACACCGTCCGGCGGCCCCGGACGGCTCGTCCTGGAGGAGATGCTCCCCGGCGAGGACGCCCTGCACGTCCGCTCCGCCCGGGGCACCCACGTCGCCGAACTGGCCCTGGAGATCACGCCCCGTCCGCAGGCCGCCGCGCCCGAACAGCGGCAAGGAGAGCCGAACCATGACTGA
- a CDS encoding TOMM precursor leader peptide-binding protein: MSEDRPGRPTGTVAVGYAGPWSELLDLWAEELTDRQSRPAVLAVLGARDELAVPGGEDADAGTVSVQVYGHHAVVGPNTPTGEPSSEHPCPRCLARRWQAVRSGQLRNALELGAGTRAVGRPPWGVPFLTDALAALLAARAERDRERGAEHVGSERVAGTDSERGAEHVGSERGAGTGSERGTIVHLLDLETLRVSGFPLLADAECPRCDRRVDDGAEQARIEPVSRPKRAPGDFRLRAVADYRLSLPAFVNPVAGMLGPSVVPDLVSASTASTVGCFTMRSGDYLRECFWGGHTPSYRASVEVGLLEGLERFAGMRARGKRTTVVASYDDLGERALDPRTCGLYTDEFHRASGVRPFSPSRPIPWVWGWSLRDERPLLVPEILAYYHAPGGLENRFVQESSNGCASGGCLEEAIYYGLMETVERDAFLLAWYGRLALPEIDGRTSARPGTRALVDRLEMYGYRARFFDTRISFPIPVVTAVAERIDGGPGRLCFGAGASLDPEAALWAGLCEIATDAVNLVSRTVREERRLRAMAEDFDRVQVLHDHPLLYGLPEMAHYADFLTDHQNAPAPVRQIAEGSIAPSDDLREDLRRCVDAVAAAGFDVVVVDQTMPEQRASGLHTVSVLVPGLLPMDFGWRRQRALTMPRLRTAPRAAGLLEHDLRPDQLNPAPHPFP; encoded by the coding sequence ATGTCTGAGGACAGGCCGGGGCGTCCGACCGGCACCGTGGCGGTGGGGTACGCGGGCCCGTGGAGCGAGCTGCTCGACCTGTGGGCCGAGGAGCTGACGGACCGTCAGTCCAGGCCCGCCGTACTGGCGGTGCTCGGCGCCCGTGACGAACTCGCGGTGCCCGGCGGTGAGGACGCCGACGCCGGAACGGTGTCGGTGCAGGTCTACGGCCACCACGCCGTCGTCGGCCCGAACACCCCGACCGGTGAGCCGAGTTCGGAGCACCCCTGTCCGCGCTGCCTCGCCCGCCGCTGGCAGGCGGTCCGCTCCGGGCAGCTCCGGAACGCGCTCGAACTCGGCGCGGGCACCCGGGCCGTGGGCCGCCCGCCGTGGGGGGTCCCGTTCCTCACCGACGCGCTCGCCGCCCTGCTCGCGGCCCGCGCCGAACGCGACCGGGAGCGCGGGGCGGAGCACGTCGGCTCGGAGCGCGTGGCCGGAACCGACTCGGAGCGCGGGGCGGAGCACGTCGGCTCGGAGCGCGGGGCCGGGACCGGCTCGGAGCGCGGGACGATCGTCCACCTGCTCGACCTGGAGACGCTGCGGGTGAGCGGCTTCCCGCTGCTCGCCGACGCCGAGTGCCCCCGCTGCGACCGCCGGGTCGACGACGGCGCGGAGCAGGCCCGGATCGAGCCGGTGAGCCGACCGAAGCGCGCCCCCGGTGACTTCCGGCTGCGCGCGGTGGCCGACTACCGGCTGTCGCTGCCCGCGTTCGTCAACCCGGTCGCCGGGATGCTCGGCCCCTCGGTGGTGCCCGACCTGGTCTCCGCCTCCACCGCCTCGACGGTCGGCTGCTTCACCATGCGCTCCGGCGACTACCTGCGCGAGTGCTTCTGGGGCGGCCACACCCCCAGCTACCGGGCGAGCGTCGAAGTCGGCCTGCTGGAAGGGCTGGAGCGGTTCGCCGGCATGCGGGCGCGCGGCAAGCGCACCACCGTGGTCGCCTCGTACGACGACCTCGGGGAGCGGGCGCTCGACCCCCGCACCTGCGGCCTGTACACCGACGAGTTCCACCGGGCCAGCGGCGTGCGGCCGTTCTCGCCGAGCCGGCCGATCCCGTGGGTGTGGGGCTGGTCGCTGCGCGACGAGCGGCCGTTGCTGGTGCCGGAGATCCTGGCGTACTACCACGCGCCCGGCGGCCTGGAGAACCGCTTCGTCCAGGAGAGTTCGAACGGCTGCGCGTCCGGCGGTTGCCTGGAGGAGGCGATCTACTACGGGCTGATGGAGACCGTCGAGCGGGACGCCTTCCTGCTCGCCTGGTACGGCCGGCTCGCGCTGCCCGAGATCGACGGCCGCACCAGCGCGAGGCCCGGCACCAGGGCGCTGGTGGACCGGCTGGAGATGTACGGCTACCGGGCCCGGTTCTTCGACACCCGGATCAGCTTCCCGATCCCGGTGGTCACCGCGGTCGCCGAACGGATCGACGGCGGGCCCGGCCGGCTCTGCTTCGGCGCGGGCGCGAGCCTGGACCCGGAGGCGGCGCTCTGGGCCGGCCTGTGCGAGATCGCCACCGACGCCGTCAACCTGGTCAGCCGCACCGTCCGGGAGGAGCGCCGACTGCGGGCGATGGCCGAGGACTTCGACCGGGTCCAGGTGCTGCACGACCATCCGTTGCTGTACGGGCTCCCCGAAATGGCGCACTACGCGGATTTCCTGACGGACCATCAGAATGCTCCGGCGCCGGTCCGGCAGATCGCCGAGGGGTCGATCGCCCCGTCCGACGACCTGCGGGAGGACCTGCGGCGCTGCGTGGACGCGGTGGCCGCGGCCGGGTTCGACGTGGTCGTGGTCGACCAGACCATGCCCGAGCAGCGCGCGTCCGGCCTGCACACCGTGTCCGTGCTGGTCCCCGGCCTGCTGCCGATGGACTTCGGCTGGCGGCGCCAACGCGCCCTGACCATGCCCCGGTTGCGCACCGCGCCACGGGCCGCCGGCCTGCTCGAACACGACCTGCGCCCGGACCAGCTCAACCCGGCGCCGCACCCCTTCCCCTGA
- a CDS encoding lantibiotic dehydratase C-terminal domain-containing protein codes for MTDRPAPTATAELPATAQLPAPAGLPAPAQLPAPAPGEWLALHVFYAASTRPLLLQCVRPLVAELTEEGLLAGYFFINYWVEGPHLRLRLRPATPEAAPEVRRRAEAAVAEFLRRRPALYQVEDSFFAELYNTMFELEFTPEERAELLGPDGRMRLRENNTATLEPYEPEYGKYGGPAGIELAEWHFQHSSDLVIEATRTMNLHLRTVVLGLTAQLMMTMAACFLPDEDDLLVFLDRYHAFWNRSFAGTNYTAQQGYDRAYTSMGDTFPARFRAIRAAIADGAPDRLPSMLRGWAEHCLELRDRAADLSRRGLLVFRSWDGERDLTVTDPAQALPMLLFPYAHMTNNRLSATVRDEAFLSYVLARALREPRPEAVR; via the coding sequence ATGACTGACCGGCCCGCACCCACCGCCACCGCCGAACTCCCCGCCACCGCCCAACTCCCCGCTCCCGCCGGACTCCCGGCTCCCGCCCAACTCCCGGCTCCCGCACCGGGGGAGTGGCTCGCGCTGCACGTCTTCTACGCCGCCAGCACCCGCCCGCTGCTGCTCCAGTGCGTGCGCCCGCTGGTCGCCGAACTCACCGAAGAGGGCCTGCTCGCCGGGTACTTCTTCATCAACTACTGGGTGGAGGGCCCGCACCTGCGCCTGCGCCTGCGTCCCGCCACCCCCGAGGCCGCCCCCGAGGTCCGCCGACGCGCCGAGGCGGCCGTCGCAGAGTTCCTGCGCCGCCGCCCCGCCCTCTACCAGGTGGAGGACAGCTTCTTCGCCGAGCTCTACAACACCATGTTCGAGCTGGAGTTCACCCCCGAGGAACGCGCCGAACTGCTCGGCCCCGACGGCCGGATGCGGCTGCGCGAGAACAACACCGCCACCCTCGAACCGTACGAGCCCGAGTACGGCAAGTACGGCGGCCCGGCCGGGATCGAACTCGCCGAGTGGCACTTCCAGCACTCCAGCGACCTGGTGATCGAAGCCACCCGCACCATGAACCTGCATCTGCGCACCGTGGTGCTCGGCCTCACCGCCCAGTTGATGATGACCATGGCGGCCTGCTTCCTGCCCGACGAGGACGACCTGCTGGTCTTCCTCGACCGCTACCACGCCTTCTGGAACCGCTCCTTCGCCGGCACCAACTACACCGCCCAGCAAGGCTACGACCGCGCCTACACCAGCATGGGCGACACCTTCCCCGCCAGGTTCCGGGCGATCCGCGCGGCGATCGCGGACGGCGCCCCCGACCGGCTGCCCAGCATGCTGCGCGGCTGGGCCGAACACTGCCTCGAACTGCGCGACCGGGCCGCAGACCTGTCCCGCCGCGGCCTGCTGGTCTTCCGCTCCTGGGACGGCGAACGCGACCTGACCGTCACCGACCCCGCCCAGGCCCTGCCGATGCTGCTCTTCCCGTACGCGCACATGACCAACAACCGGCTCTCCGCCACCGTCCGCGACGAGGCGTTCCTCTCCTACGTCCTGGCCCGCGCCCTGCGCGAGCCCCGGCCCGAGGCGGTCCGGTGA